The Corynebacterium minutissimum genome includes the window GTTGCGCAGCAGCGCACCTTAGAAGCCCGCGAAACCGTAGCCAACCGCGCCCGGCAAGCCTGGGGCACAACCCGCAGCGCCCTCGAGGCCGCGACGAAGGGCGCAGACAACGCGCCGGATAAAGCTGAAAGTGACTAGATGGTCGTTTCGATCAAGTAAGGGCCAGAAAATTCGATCTGGGGAACCTTATTTGATCGAAACGTACATGGACCGGGCCAGCGCGGTACGTTTTCGTAAATAGCGCCCGCCCCACGTTTGAGAGGGCTTGTCTGCGAAAACGTACCGCCAAGGGTGGGGAGCTAGAGAATGTCGCCCGGAGTGTAGGAGGCGGCGTGCGGGTGCTGGTCCGTTAAGGCCTTGATACGGCCGAGCACCTGGGCCACTTGGGACTCGGCGGCGCCGATGAAGGCGTGCTTGTCGGAGAGGGCGTCGGCAAGCGCGGCGGCATCGAGCGGGAGGCGCTCATCCGCAGCGAGGCGCTCCACTAGGTCCTGCTCCCCGCCGTTCTCGCGCATGTTAAGCGCGACAGCGACGGCGTTTTCCTTGATGACCTCGTGCGCGGTTTCGCGGCCCACGCCCGCGCGCACGGCCGCCATAAGGATGCGGGTCGTGGCGAGGAAGGGCAGGTAGCGCTCCAGCTCGCGGTCAATCATGGCCGGGAAGGCCCCAAACTCAGCCAACACAGTGAGGAAGGTTTCAAACATGCCGTCGAGGGCGAAGAAGGCATCGGGAAGCGCCACGCGGCGAACCACCGAGCAGAAGACGTCACCTTCGTTCCACTGCTGGCCGGACAAATCCGCCACCATGGTGAGGTAGCCGCGCAGAATGACCTGGAAGCCGCCGACGCGCTCGCAGGAACGAGCATTCATCTTGTGCGGCATGGCGGAGGAGCCCACCTGCCCTTCCTTGAAGCCTTCGGTCACGGTCTCGTTGCCGGCCATAAGGCGAATCGTCGTGGCCAGCGAGGATGGCGCGGCGCCGAGCTCCACCAGCACGGAGACGGCGTCAAAGTCGAGGGAACGCGGGTACACCTGACCCACCGAGTTAAAGACGCGGGAGAAACCAAGGTAGTCCGCAATACGCGTCTCCAGTGCGGCGAGCTTATCCTCGGAGCCCCCCATGAGATCGAGCATGTCCTGGGAGGTACCCATCGGGCCCTTGATGCCGCGCAGCGGGTAGCGGCTCAGCAACGACTCCACACGCTCGATACCGAGCAGCATCTCATCGGCGGCAGAAGCGAAGCGCTTGCCCAAGGTCGTGGCCTGCGCTGCCACGTTGTGCGAGCGGCCAGCCATCACCAGCGTCTGGTATTGCGCGGCACGCTCGCCGATGCGCGAGACCACCGCAATGGCCTTATCACGCACTAGCTCCAGGGAGCGCAGAATCTGCAGCTGCTCGACGTTCTCTGTGAGGTCACGCGAGGTCATTCCCTTGTGGATGTGCTCAAAGCCGGCCAGGGCGTTGAACTCCTCGATGCGCGCCTTGACGTCGTGGCGCGTGATGCGCTCTCGCTCCGCGATGGACGCAAGGTTGACGTTGTCGACCTGAGACTCATAGGCGGCGATGGCCTCGGCGGGCACGTCGACGCCGAGGTCCTTCTGCGCCGTCATCACCGCAATCCAGAGCTGACGCTCCAGGATGATTTTGTTCTCCGGAGACCAGAGTTCAGCCATCTCGGGGGAGGCGTATCGAGCGGACAGGACGTTGGAAATGTTCTTCTTTTCAGCCACGTCGCTCATTATTCCACGCCGCTGGGCACTAGATACTAATTTCGCCCTTTGCCGCGCGGGCACCGATGTCGGTGCGGAAGAAGCTACCGTCCAGCTCGATGCGGCGGATGACGTCATAAGCGTGCGTGCGAGCCTCCTCGAGCGTGGTGCCCTTGCCCAAGACGTCGAGCACGCGTCCGCCATTGGAGACCACGCCGCTTTCCGACGTCCCAGTACCCGCGTGCAGGATCATCGCGGGGTCCTCGAGATCTGGGGAGGTAATGACATCGCCCTTGCGCGGGGACGCCGGGTATCCTTCCGCGGCGAGTACGACGGTGACGGCGTAGCCGTCCTCCCACTCCAGCGGCTCCAGCTCCGCGAGGCGGCCTGTTGCGGTGGCGTTCAAGACCTCTCCGAGCGGGGACTTCAGCAGGGACAGGACCGCCTGGGTTTCCGGGTCACCGAAACGAGCGTTGAACTCGACAACGGCCGGGCCTTCCTTGCCCCACGCCAAGCCGGCGTAAAGCAAACCCGAATATGGGGTGCCGCGGCGAACGAGCTCGCGGGCGACGGGGACACAAATCTCGTCGACGATGCGCTGCACACCATCCTCCGGCAGCCACGGCAGCGGGGTGTAGGCGCCCATGCCGCCGGTATTGGGACCCTCATCGTTGTCGTAGGCGCGCTTGTGGTCCTGGGCCGGCAAAAGCGGGACGACGGTCTCGCCGTCGACGAGGCAGAAGAGGGAGACCTCCGGGCCATCCAGGAAGGACTCCAGCAGCACCGGGTTGCCGGCGGCATGGACTGCGTCGACGTGTGCGCGGGCCTCCGCACGGGATTCGGTCACCACCACTCCCTTGCCGCCGGCGAGGCCGTCATCCTTGACCACAAAGTGCGGGCCAAAGCGGTCGAGGGCCGCTTCAATGTCGGCCTCCGCGACGCCCGGCGCGAGCTGTTCCGCACGAGCAGTGCGTACACCGGCGACCGCCATGACGTCCTTGGCGAAGGCCTTGGACCCCTCAATCTGAGCCGCGCTTGCCGACGGCCCAAACACCGCCACCCCACGTTCCCGCAAGGCATCAGCCACACCGTTGACCAGCGGGACCTCCGGTCCAATGACGACGAGGTCCGCAGCGATGTCAAGGGCGAGCTCCACCATGCGAGCAGGGTCATCCACCTGGGAGTACTCCGGGTGGACCGTGGCCTGCTGCGCGTGCGCCGGGGAGCCCGGAGCGATGTGGAGATCGGTCACGAAAGGATCAGCTTTGAGGCCGGTGAGCAGGGCGTGTTCGCGGCCGCCCGAGCCAATTACGAGTATGCGCATGCCGTCCATCTTAACTGGCGGTAGCCTAGGGGCCATGTCTTCTGTATTTACTAAGATCATCAACGGTGAGCTGCCCGCTCGCTTTGTGTACCGCGACGAGAAGTGCGTCGCCTTTTTGTCCATCGAACCGCTGCGCTACGGCCACACCCTTGTCGTTCCGGTGCAGGAGGTTGATAAGTGGACTGATCTGGATCCTGAGACCTGGGCACACCTCAACGCCATCGCACAAGAAATCGGCGGCGCTATCAGCACCGCCTTCGATACCCCACGCGCCGGTTACATCATTGCTGGCTTCGATGTTCCGCATACCCACATCCACCTCTTCCCTGCGGAGAAGATGGAGGACTACGACTTCACCAAGGCCTTCGCCGCTGACGCCACCGACCCTGCCGCTATGGACGAGGCCGCCGCGCGCATCCGCCAGCACCTCGGCACCGACGAGGAAGGCTACCGCAGCTAGTCGGCCTGCTCGGCCTTCGGCAGGCACACCGTAAAGACGGAGCCGCGGCCCAGCTCAGATTCCACAGAGATCGAGCCGCCGTGCTGCTCCACCAATG containing:
- the purB gene encoding adenylosuccinate lyase, producing MSDVAEKKNISNVLSARYASPEMAELWSPENKIILERQLWIAVMTAQKDLGVDVPAEAIAAYESQVDNVNLASIAERERITRHDVKARIEEFNALAGFEHIHKGMTSRDLTENVEQLQILRSLELVRDKAIAVVSRIGERAAQYQTLVMAGRSHNVAAQATTLGKRFASAADEMLLGIERVESLLSRYPLRGIKGPMGTSQDMLDLMGGSEDKLAALETRIADYLGFSRVFNSVGQVYPRSLDFDAVSVLVELGAAPSSLATTIRLMAGNETVTEGFKEGQVGSSAMPHKMNARSCERVGGFQVILRGYLTMVADLSGQQWNEGDVFCSVVRRVALPDAFFALDGMFETFLTVLAEFGAFPAMIDRELERYLPFLATTRILMAAVRAGVGRETAHEVIKENAVAVALNMRENGGEQDLVERLAADERLPLDAAALADALSDKHAFIGAAESQVAQVLGRIKALTDQHPHAASYTPGDIL
- a CDS encoding HIT family protein — protein: MSSVFTKIINGELPARFVYRDEKCVAFLSIEPLRYGHTLVVPVQEVDKWTDLDPETWAHLNAIAQEIGGAISTAFDTPRAGYIIAGFDVPHTHIHLFPAEKMEDYDFTKAFAADATDPAAMDEAAARIRQHLGTDEEGYRS
- the purD gene encoding phosphoribosylamine--glycine ligase, coding for MRILVIGSGGREHALLTGLKADPFVTDLHIAPGSPAHAQQATVHPEYSQVDDPARMVELALDIAADLVVIGPEVPLVNGVADALRERGVAVFGPSASAAQIEGSKAFAKDVMAVAGVRTARAEQLAPGVAEADIEAALDRFGPHFVVKDDGLAGGKGVVVTESRAEARAHVDAVHAAGNPVLLESFLDGPEVSLFCLVDGETVVPLLPAQDHKRAYDNDEGPNTGGMGAYTPLPWLPEDGVQRIVDEICVPVARELVRRGTPYSGLLYAGLAWGKEGPAVVEFNARFGDPETQAVLSLLKSPLGEVLNATATGRLAELEPLEWEDGYAVTVVLAAEGYPASPRKGDVITSPDLEDPAMILHAGTGTSESGVVSNGGRVLDVLGKGTTLEEARTHAYDVIRRIELDGSFFRTDIGARAAKGEISI